From the genome of Haloarcula taiwanensis:
TTCGGCGAGGCGGCCAATGAAATGCGCACGGATGTTGAGGAGTCACTGGCGAAGGCCCGGGACGCGCTCCCAGAGGCCGATTCTGTCTGGGACGTGGAGGCCGACAACACGCTCGGTGTGCTGAACTCGCTCAAAACGGCACTCGACGTGGGCGATGCCGAGGACCATCTCCGCGACGCGAAGAAGTGGTACACGATGGGCGAACGCGCAGACGCCTTCGAGGACGCCGATGACTTTGCGGAGGAGATTGAGACTATCGCAGACCTCATCGACGACGTCGACGACGCTCGCGAGCAGGTCGGCGACCTCACAGCGACGATTCCACAGCTTCGCAGCACGCTCGAAGAGTTCGAGGGCGACGACGGGGCGGATACAGAGGCGGACGCCGACGCAGAAGCGGAAGCCTGAGTTCGGGAGTCACATTCCGGCGTATGCTCGCTACGTTCTCGCCGGTAGCCAGCGCGCTACTCGCGTCGTCCAGCGACTTTTGACCGACTACCATCACGTCGTGATCGGGCCCGATACGGCGGGAGTCGCGACGCCGTTCTCTCGCTGGAACACAGCAGCGAGGCGACTCAGACGATGGAGTCCGGGCGGGTCGAGAAGTAGTTGAACACCGCGCCGAGGCCGATACCGTAGACCACGTGCGCGACCAGCGTCAGCACCGCATACAGCACCAGCGTGAGTCCGGACTGGCCGGTGTAGAAGGCGAGGACAAACCCAGTCCACATGGCCCCGCCGAAGAACGCGCCGCTGACGTGGTCGGACTGGCCCGGGAGGTACGCCTTCAGCGAGGCAAACAGCAGCGGCCACGGGAACATGCCGCCGCCGAGGAAAATGAAGAACCCGAACAGGACTTCCGGCACGTAGCCGGTCAAACCCACGAGTTCGGTGAGGATGGCAAAGTCGTCGAGGTTGAACGCGCCCAGTGACTGGGCGATGAGGAAGACGACCGTCATCATCGCTGTCCCGACTAGTCCACCAGCGGCCCCGACGACGCCGTCGGCGATAATCCCGGCGAGACTGTCAAACTCCTCGGCCTCAGTGAGACCGTCGTCGTTGATCGGCGGGTCCTCGACGCCAGATGACGTATCTTCCATGGTGTGGTGTAACATGCCAGTGGGTAAAAAGGTTCTCGCACACGTCGAAGGTGGAGAGTATATGTCAACTATCTGTCCCCAATACCTATTACAGGGTGGGAAGAATCATGAAGATAATGCCGGGACCCATGATAACACTTGTCGCGATTGTGTTTCCCTTGCACGGTGGCGACGTCAGGGCACCAAGCGCAGTGTTCGACCAGATATTCGAGGTGTTCCTGCTACTGGGGACGGCTGTCGGGGTGGTCGTCGTGGCTTATACCATGTACCACGCGCTCAAGTACCGCGACGACGGAAGCGGAACGGACCCGTACGCCGACAAGGTCGAGCGGCCCGAGATGGGTGAGCTTCCGACCGGGGGTTCGGGCGGTCGGAAGGTGTTTTACTCCTTTAGCATCAGCGCCATCATCGTCGTCTCGCTCATCGCCTGGACGTACTCGCAGCTGCTGTACATCGAGCAGGGTCCCGACCCGGCCCAGGAGGAGGCGCTGGAAATCGACGTGGAGGGGTACCGCTTCGGCTGGGACTTCATCTACCCGAACGGGCACACGGCGAACACGCTCTACGTGCCACAGGACCGGGTGGTCAGGTTACGGGTGACCTCGACGGACGTGTTCCACAACTTCGGGATACCGGCGGTGCGGGTCAAGACCGACGCCGTGCCGGGCCAGTACACCTCGGCCTGGTTCACGGCCAACGAGACGGGGACCTACACCGCCAAGTGCTACGAACTGTGTGGCAGCGGCCACTCGCTGATGACGGCGGAGGTGGTCGTGATGCCCCAGGACGAGTACGGGGACTGGTATAACGGGACTGCCGGACAGAGCGGGGGCCAGGCGGCGAACGGGACGACTGAGTCGGCAAGCCTCGGAACGCCGACCGCGGGCACTGCGCCCGACGCGACCGCGGGGGGTGTCGGCGCGTGAGCCACGACCACGGCCTCCCGCCCAAGTCGTCGGTAAGCCGGTGGTTCCTCACGACCAACCACAAGGACATCGGCGTCCTGTATCTCATCACCGCGCTGTTCTTCCTCGTCTTCGGCGGGGTGTTGGCCCTGCTGTTCCGCCTCGAACTGATTTCCTCCGGCGCTGACCTGCTCGGGTCGATAGGGTACAACCAGGCCGTCTCGACCCACGGCCTGCTGATGGTGTTCTGGTTCATCTCGCCCTTTGCCTTCGGGTTCGCCAACTACCTCGTCCCGCTGCAAATCGGTGCGGACGACCTCGCCTTCCCACGCCTGAACGCCCTGTCGTACTGGCTGTACCTGTTCTCGGGTATCCTGATGGGCGTCTCCTTCTTCCAGGGGACCACCTTCGCCGGCGGCTGGACGATGTACGCCCCGCTGAACACGCCGGCCTACATCCCCGGCGAGGGGCTGGGCGCGACTTCGGTCGTGCTCGCGCTCATCATGTTCACTGCCGCCGTGACGCTGGGGTCGGTGAACTTCCTGACGACGATGTACCGCATGCGCGCCGAGGGCCTGCGGATGCGGGACATCCCCATCTTCTCGCTGTCTATCAACCTCACCGTCTGGATGATGCTCTTTGCCTTCGCGGCGCTGCTGGCCGCGCTGATGATTCTCGCCTCCGACCACATCCTCGGGACGACCTACTTCCAGTACTCCATCGACGGGACGACGATGGCGACCGACGCGGACAACCCCGGCGCGTCGCTTTTGTGGGCGCACCTGTTCTGGTTCTTCGGCCATCCGGAGGTGTACATCGTCTTCTTCCCCGCGCTGGGCGTGATGGCTGAGTGCTTCCAGACCTTCACAGGCCGACGACTCGTCGGCCGGAAGTGGTTCATCATCTCGATGGTGCTGGTGGCGATCCAGAGTTTCGTCGTCTGGATGCACCACATGTTCCTGACCGGCATCAACCTCCCCATCAAGACCATCTTCATGGCGACCACCATCGGCATCTCCCTGCCGTTCGACCTGATGGTGTTCTCGCTCATCTACACGATGGCGAAGGGGCGGGTCCGGTTCACGACACCGTTCCTGTTCTCGCTGGGCGCGCTCATCCTGTTCATCATCGGTGGTATCACGGGCGTCTTCCTCGGGGCTATCGTGCTGGACTACCAGTTCCGCGGGACCTACTGGGTCGTCGCGCACTTCCACTACGTGATGGTCGCGGGCGCGACCGCCCTCTTTGGCGGCCTGTACTACTGGTACCCGAAGATAACCGGGAAGATGTACAACGAGCGCCTGGGGAAGATACAGTTCGGCGTCTACTTCCTCGGGTTCAATCTGCTGTACTTCCCGATGTTCATCGCCTGGGAGACTCCGCGGCGGGTGTTCGTCTACCCCGAGGGCCTGCAGATATGGCACTCGATGGCGACCGTCGGCGGGTTCGTGCTGGGCGCGAGCTTCCTCCTCATGTTCTACAACCTCTTCGTGAGTCTCTGGCGCGGGGAGGACGCCGGCCCGAACCCCTGGGAGTACGCCACCTCCGCCGAGTGGGCGGTGTCGTCGCCGCCGCCGCTGGAGAACTTCCCGGGCGTCCCCAGCTACGCCACCGGGAAACTGGAGTTCCTCGACGACGAGACGGTGGCCGAGCGGACCGAGAGTGCGCCCGGGGCTGCGGCCCACGGCCACGCGGCGACCGACGGCGGGACCGCCACGGACGGCGGGGCCGTGACGGCCAGAGCCGCGGCGACGGCCACCGCGATGGAGCCGGCCCACGAGACCGCCGGCGAGGAACACGCCAGCCACGCGAGCTTCTGGCCGTTCCTCGTCAGCCTCGGCGGGTTCGTCACGTTCCTCGGCCTCTCGGGCGTGCGGACGGGGAGCATGGTGTACCTGTCGATGGCAGCTATCGGCGGCCTCGTGACGTTTGGCTCGCTCGTCGGGATGACCCGCGAGCCGTTCCACGCGCCGGAGATGGCCATCGCCGAACGGTGGCCCTTCTCGTCAGTCGAGAAGATGAAGCTCGGGATGTGGACGTTCCTGGCGAGCGACATCGTCCTCTTCGGGGCCTTTATCGGCTCCTACGCCTTCGTCCGGGTCGCCTACGGCTGGACGGCCTGGCACCACGACCTCATCCCCGCCGAGCACGTGACGATGCCCGGCCTCATCAACACGTACCTGTTGCTCACGTCGAGTTTCCTCGTCGTGCTGGCGATGGTCGCCGCCGAGCGGGAGAGCAAGCGCGGGACCGTCGCCGCCCTCGTCGGGACGTTCGCGCTGGGCGTCGGCTTCCTCATCAACAAGGGGCTGGAGTGGCAGCACCTGTTCCACATCCACAGCGAAGCGTTCCCGAACGGGTGGACCCTCTCGACGAACATCGCGTCGTCGACGTTCTATCTGACGACTGGACTGCACGGAGCCCACGTCACAATCGGGCTCATCATCTGTGCGTACATGGTCGTCAGGGCCTGGAACGGGGCCTACCAGGGCGACGACAGGGCCATCGAGTACTTCGGGCTGTACTGGCACTTCGTCGACATCGTCTGGCTGTTCCTGTTCCCGCTGTTTTACATCCTATAACCATGGACTGGAAAGGCTACACCGTCATATACGTCGTACTGTTCGCCTTCGCGACCGCGCAGGCTGTCGTTGAGTTCGCCGGCCTCGTCGACAGCGCCTATTGGGTCGCCTTCGCGCTCATCATGGTACTGTCGGTCGTCAAGGCCGTCGGCGTCGCCGCGTACTACCAGCACCTGCGCTGGGAACCTCGGGCCGTCACGTACCTCGTCCTCGGCGGCACCGTCGCTGCGCTCGCGTTGACCGGTGCAGCGGCGTACTCGATACTGTGAAGGGGTCAGGCCAGTAGCTGGAAGCTGACCGCGATGAGGAAGAGGACGCCCGCGACCGTCGCAGACTCGGCGACCGCCAGCGAGCGGGGGTGCCCACGGCGCGTCGCCGAGAGGTACACGCCGAACAGCAGGTATCCACAGAGGCCCGCACCCCCGACGATAGCGACCGCCAGCCCCGCTATCGACTGGACCTCGACGGGGCCGGAGATAGAGGCGACGACACCGACGAGAAGGCCGACGACCAGCACCGCGAACGCGCCTACCCAGGCCATCGGCTGGTCGGCATACGTCTCGAAGCGGTCTTCGCGCTCGCCCGCTGTGGACCGGGCGCTCGTCGACGCTCCCGGACTGTACTGGTACCAGCGGCGTCCCCGGACCATCCATGCGACCACCGCCACCACGAACGCGCCCATTAGTCCCATGCTAGCGAGGTACGTGGTTGACATGTGATAATATTACAATATGACACGTAATAATCGTTTGCGTTCGGCCGGGTAGAAATCGGCGTCTTTGCTATTGAATTGTTGAACCAGCGAGGCGTCTCTCACCGAAAGCCTATACGCATCTGAAAACGACTGCGACCTGTGCAATCCGCCCCGTTCGCCGTTGAACAGTCTTTAATCGGCGCTGCTCTGGCGCTTACGACCGTCATCTACGTTGGAAATCTCATCGCACTGGGCTACTGGGCCCGTGCAGAGGCCAGCGCACGTAACGGCTCAACTCTCTGGACGTTCCTGTTCCTGTATACGGGTTTTGGGCTGGTCTACTACGTTTGGGTCCGCTACGTCCGACACGACTGGGAGTCGCGCTCGGAGCCAGCCGACCGGCGCGAACGGATAGTTACTGCTTACTCGCTTGCTGTTCTCCTCGCATTCATCGTCGGGGCGTTCGTCACGCCGCCAGATCCGATGACGCAAACCCTGACTCTCCCGCCGCTGTTTGCAGTCTCGTTCGTCGTCTCGTATCTGTTTGTCACGCGAGGGTCAGTCGACGGTCGCGGCAGAACTACTGTCTGAGCTGTGGGAGCGTGCTGTCGTCTGTGAGTGTGGGTCAGCTAGCACCGCCAAGTACCGACAGGACAGAGTGACAGAAGAGAACTCTGATTCCTCGGGGCATTGATTTCCGGCGACCAGCTGTCGGCCGCGCCACATCTGAAGAATAAGATGTCAGCAGAGCCAAACGGCTCGAACATAGCGTCCTCCCCCTTCAGTCATCAGCTAATGCCGACCACTGACGGCTCGGACAAGGAGTCCTCGCCGGTTCAGTCGTCGGCATCCGTCCGCGCCCGGCGCTGAATCGCCCGCTCGACGAAGTCTTCGGGAAGTTCGTCGATTTCGCCGGCCTGGACTGCCCAGAGGTTGGCGTAGAGGCCGTCGGCGGCAAGCAGTTCATCATGGCTCCCCCGTTCGACGATGCGGCCGTCCTCAACGACGAGAATCGTGTCGGCGTCTTTCACCGTCGAGAGGCGGTGAGCGATGGCAAACGTGGTCCGGTCGGCGGTCAGGTCGTCGAGGGACCGCTGGATGAGCATCTCCGTCTCCGTGTCCACGTCGCTGGTCGCCTCGTCGAGAATGAGGATTTCGGGGTCTTTCAGCATCGCCCGGGCGATGGCGATGCGCTGGCGCTGGCCGCCCGAGAGCTTGACGCCGCGCTCGCCGACCATCGTGTCGTAGCCGTCGGGGAGATTGCGAACGAACTGGTCGGCCTCGGCGGCCTCCGCGGCAGCGACGATCTCCTCGTCGGTGGCGTCGAAGCTTCCGTAGGCGATGTTCTCGCGGACCGTGCCATAGAACAGGAACGTTTCTTGGCTGACGTAGCCGATGGCACGGCGGATGCTCTGTATCTGCACGTCTTGCACATTCTGCCCGTCGATGCGGACTGCGCCCTCGTCCACGTCGTACATCCGGAGCAGGAGCTTCAGAACGGTGGATTTCCCCGCGCCGGTCGGGCCGACGAGCGCGACCGTCTCACCGCCCTCGGCCTCGAAAGAGACGTCCGAGAGCACCGGGTCGTCGCTGTCGTAGCCGAAGGTCACGTCATCGTACTCTACCCGCCCGTCGGTCACGGCGAGTGGCGGCGCGTCTTCGGCCTCTTCGAGGCGGCCAGGCGTGTCCATCAGCCCGAACACGCGCTCGGCGGAGGCGTAGGCCCGCTGGTACATGTTGATAATCTGTCCGAACTGCGCCATCGGCCAGACGAACCGCTGGGTGTAAATGATGAACGCGACGAACTGCCCGCGGGAGAGCGGCGCCGTCAGCGGGCCGGGTGCCTGCCCGGTGACCATCAGCCCGCCGACGACGAACGTGACGACGAACCCGAGGCCCGAGACCAGTCGGAGGCCGGGGAAGAAGGTGATGCGCGTCTCGATGGCGTCCCAGTTGGCGTCGAGGTAGTCCTCGGAGGAATCCTCGACGCGGTCGGCCTCGTAGGGTTCGGTGTTGGCGGTCTTGATTATCTGGATGCCGCTGAGGTTGTTTTCCAGTCTGGAATTGAGCTTTCCGACCGTCGACCGCACCTCGGCGTATTTGGGCTGGATAGTCTCGATGAACCGCTTGGTGAACACCGCGATAAGCGGCACCGGGAGCAACGCGACCAGCGCCAGCTGCCAGTTCATATAGAACAGGTACGTGGCGATGCCGACGACCATGATTATCATCCGCGAGGCGGAGTTGAGCCCGTCGTTGAGGAACTTCTCCAGCCGGTTCACGTCGTTTGACAACACCGACATCATCTCGCCGGTCTGCTTGTCGGCGAAGAAGTCCATGTTCAGCCGCTGCATCGTCTCGTAGGTGTCGGTGCGGACGGCGTGTTGGACGTGCTGGGCGAACTTGTTCCAGCCCCAGTTCCGACTCCAGTGGAAGACGGCCCCGAGGCCAAAGGAGGCGGCGATGATGCCGGCCGTGAGCCACAACTGCGGCCCCTGGCCGCTGGGAATCCAGGCGTCGGGAACCAGGAAGAGCCCGTACTCGGTCTCTTGGAGGAAGATGGCGTCGATAGCCAGCGCGAGGAGGATGGGCGGCAGCAGGTCCAGCATCCGGGCCACGATAGAACTGCAGAGGCCGACAACGAACGCCCCCAACTGCCCCCGGCCGTAGCCGGTGAACAGTCTGAGCATCGGCCGGTCGACGCGTTCCCTGGCGTCCTCGAACACGTCGTCGTCCGAACCCGCGTCGAAATCCATTATCGAATTCAGGGGCCGAACCCGCAAAAGGTCGTCGGGCTACGTGGCTTCGGGCGGCAGGTCGACCCGGTCGCCGACCTCGACGCCGGTTCGGTTTGTCCACCCGCGGTTCACTTCGAGGACGTACTTCCCATAGCCCGGATACTCCGCGCTGTACTGTTCGCCCTCCGGCGGGAGCGGCGCGTGGTGGATCGTTGTGATAGTGCCGTTAGCGTCGATGAAGATGATATCGAGCGGGAACGACATGTTCCGCATGACGTAGGTGTGTGTCCCCTCGGACTCGTGGACGAACAGCATTCCCTCGTCCGGTCCGAGTGACTCGGTCTCGCTCAGTCCGACATAGCGCTGATTGAACGTCTGTGCGATGCGAACCTCGACCGTGCCCAGTGGTTCCCCAGCGTTGTCTTCACGTACCGCGACGGTCGTCTCCGGCGTCGAAGCGTCCGTCCCGGTCGGTGTCGTCGCCGTCGTCGCTCCCTCTCGAACCGTCACTGTCCCCTCCTCGTACTCGCCAGTTCCCAGCACCTCGACCCAGAGCCCGGTCTGGAGGACCACGGCGGCGGCGACGAGAAGCCCGACGGCTCCCAGGACAACCACGGCAGGGCGCTGCATACTCCGTGTGAGGGACAGGCCGTGGGTAATACTGTCGGTGCCCACTGTCGACTGAGAGAGAAAGCGTTATTCCTGCCGATGGAAAACGGTGGAGTACGGGTCCGTGGTCTAGTTGGTTATGACGTGGCCTTTACAAGGCCGAGGCCGGTGGTTCGAATCCGCCCGGACCCACTTCTGACACCGACTGCGGCGAGTGTAACGAGGAGCCAGCGGTGTCTGTGTGGGGGATAGTGATTCGAACCCTGGAAGACGAACGCAGTGAGTCTTCCTTCGGTTCGGATCCGCCCGGACCCACTGAACCTCTCGCTGCGCTCATTGACGAGCGCCGCGTGTGTGATGCGGCTGGACGGTTCGAATCAGGGAACGAAGCAGCGCGGAGTGACCGTGGTTCGAATCCGCCCGGACCCATCCTGCGACGAACGGACGTGAGGAGCGGACGGTCTCAGTGGATTCGATTCCTGCCAGTCGCGCGCAACGCAGTGAGTCTTCCGTCGGTTCGACTCCACCGAGAGGGCACTACTCTCCCGAGCCCTCGTTCGCTTCGCTCACGAGGACGCCCCGGAACAACTGGGTTCCTTGGGGCATTCAATTCCAAGCTCAGTTGTGGTAGAGCCAGCTACGCCTCGCCGCTTTCGGCCTCAGTTTGAACTCCAGCGGGGCAAGCGCCCACGCGCAGCCGCCAACTCCCAATATCAGGCCCTCTATCTCGATTGATAGTCGCCCGTAACCCATATATCCGGAGTAGTGGTAGTGCGTGGCATGATAGACGGCTCGACGTGTCCGGCCTGTAGCGGGCACGTCTCAACGACCAATGGTACTGAGTACGAATGTGACGACTGTGGCGAGACGTTCGACAGCGCGGACCTGTTTCTCCCGTAATCGGCGGCCGAACCACTCGTCGATACCACATAATCTGCGCCCGCTTTCGAAATGCTTTTTTCTACCCTCGTCATCGCTTGGAGTGCACGCCGCCTTAGCTCAGACTGGGAGAGCACTCGACTGAAGATCGAGCTGTCCCCGGTTCAAATCCGGGAGGCGGCATTTTTCCACGAACTAAGTGAGCAGTAACGACCCTCTCAAGCGGATTTGGACGAGGTGATCAAGTAGCGACTACCGCGCTGCCCTATTGACTTGACTCAGCCGCCGGAACAGGTACGTTCGTGGCGACGAGTAGCATGGGTATGACAGAAAAGTCAGCACACGAGCAGATGGAGCGCCACGCGACCCTGACCGACGAACTCACCGCCCTCAGCGCGGAACGGGGTGCCGTCGCGGCGTCAGTACAGGAGCGGCTTGCTGACGCGGTTTCGGAGGCGATAGCAAAAGCGGGGACGAATGTCGGGAGCCTTGGGCAGTCCAGAGATGGCAGGCGCTTCCGGTTCGAGGCGCGCCTCGACCGGGCGGCGCTGGTGGCGGCGGTGACGGAAGCGCTGCCGGACGGGTTCGTCGTCTCCCACGTCAACGAAGATGGGACACTGAGTGTGGACTGGACCGGTGACAGCATCACACCGTCGAAGCGGGAACACGGGGCCATCCTGAAGGCGATCATCGCAGAGGAGACAGAGACAGACAGTGACGGCTTCATCGAGTCCGTGCCCACCCGTGACCGGGTGCTGGCACGGGCGGTGGAACTGGGCGTCGACGAAGGGGACGCGGCAGACCGCCTCAGTCGGCTGGCGACGCTGGACGTAGTAGATATCACTGACGAAGGGGTATACCCCGACGAGAACTTCTCACGGTATTAGCGGCAGGGGCGGATGTCGGCTGACAGCAGGCTCAAAAGGAGACGGAGACTGTGCCGCCGTGACCGACGTTTATTACTTGATCCGGCCAGTGGTGTCAGACGAAATGGCAGTACTATCGACAGAAGACGAAGGGAAGTTTCTCATGGACGCACAGGGAGAACAGATCGGCATCGTAACCCAGGTTGACCCGAAGGAGCAGGTCGCGTATGTCGAACCGGACCCGGACCTCACCGAGGCTTGGGTGCAGGGACTCGGGTTCGGTGACGCCGACGAGGACGACATCGAGATCGCTGCTGACGCCATCGGAACGGTAACTGACAGCGAACTTCGTGTGACGGTCGATCTGTAGTCACGCGACGGATCCGGGGCGCTCGCCCACCACATGACAAATTGACAATCGCTGGCTCAGGATAACAGGTTACTAAAGATGATATCACTGCCCGTTCAGTTACTATCGACAGAGAATTGTTGAAAAAGGCCTATTCGATTTCGATTCGGTTCGAATCGTCGGCGTCAGCCGCGCGTGGCAGCGTTATTTCGAGAACGCCGTTGTGGTAGGTGGCGGTGATCGCATCGTCTGAGACCGGCTGTGGAACGGCGACTCGCTCGGCGACTCGTCGGCTGTGTCGGCGAGCGCCGGCGCTGGTCTCTTCAGCAACCGTGCTCTCACCCTGGATTGTGAGGACGCCGTCGTCGAAACGAACGGCGAGGTCGTCCCGCTCGAAGCCCGGGAGGTCGACCATCACGGCGTATCCGTCGTCGGTCTCGTCGACGTGGAGGTTCGTGTCGATGCCGTGTCGGCGGTGGTCGTCCGAGTGTGTGCTAACCGGTCGGTCAGTGCGGTACTCGGGACTGTTGTCCGTTCGGCGTCCCGAATCGGCCCCTGTCCACCGGCCGAAACTGTCGTCCATCATCTCCCGTTGTGTCTGTGCAAAGAGTCGGAGCATTGTCTCGAAGGGGTCGTCTTTGTGTGTCATAATCACATTATATACGCTCGTGATTATATTAACAATTGCGTAACACATGCTATCACGGAAATATAGAAGCGCCGTAACGGATCGGCACTCGACCGGGTCGGGTGTGCGTGAGAGGGGGCCGTAGCGGAACTGTTTTGACAGGCGTACAGCTAGAACAGCCAGAGCAAACCGCCGAGTACCCGGTCCGTCGGTGGCCGGGCGGCTGGATACGAAACAAACCATGGCAACCGATTCCGGCACCCGGATGGACCCTTCGGCCGACGAGGTATCGAACTACGACTATCAGAACGACACCGTCGCCCGGTCCGGTCTCGTAGACGACCTGCAGACGCGTATCGACGGCGAGGTCCGGTTCGATGAGTACTCGCGGCAGTTGTACGCGACCGACGCCAGCCTCTACGAGGTACTGCCCATCGGCGTCGTCTACCCGCGCTCGACCGAGGACGTAGCCGCGGTCATGTCCTACTGTGCCCAGCGAGAGATTCCGGTTCTTCCCCGGGGCGGCGGGACGAGCCTCGCCGGCCAGACCGTCAACGAGGCCGTCGTGCTGGATTTCTCGCGGTACATGAACGAACTCGTCGAGACGCGGCCGGACGACCGGCGGGCGCGAGCGCAGCCGGGCATCAAGCTCGGCGATCTGAACGGGGAACTGGCCGACCACGGGCTGAAGTTCGCTCCAGACCCCGCATGGGGCGACAAGAGCGTGCTCGGGGGCGCTATCGGCAACAACTCCACCGGCGCGCACTCCCTGCAGTACGGCAAGACCGACGCCTACATCGAGGAGTGCGAGGTCGTCCTCGCGGACGGCACTGTCACGACTTTCGGCAAAATTAGCCGCGAAGAACTCCGCGACCGGGCGGACCCAGACGGCGACCTCGAAGCCCGGATTTACGCCGAAATAGAGCGGATACTCGCCGAGGAGGGCGAGGAAATCGAGAGCCACTACCCGGACCTGAAGCGCAACGTCTCGGGGTACAACCTCGACTGGGTCCTCGAAGACGCCGAGGACGGGACCGTCAACGTCGCCTCGCTGCTGGCCGGCAGCGAGGGCACGCTTGCCATCGTCACCGAGGCCGAGGTGTCCCTGGAGCCGATTCCCGAGACCAAGTCGATGGCCTTGCTCGCCTACGAGGGACTCATCGAGGCCATGGAAGACGTTTCGGACATCCTCGAACACGACCCGGCGGCCGTCGAGGTACTCGACGACGTGCTCATCGATCTGGCCCGCGACACCGCCGAGTTCGAGGACGTGGTCGGCATGTTGCCCGACGGGACCCGGGCGGTCCTCATCGTGGAGTTCTACGCCGACGACGAGGAGAGCGGCCGCCGGAAGGTCGCCGACCTGCTCGCGGACCGGACCGAGGGCGTCGCCCCCGACGCCGACCCGACGGCGGGCCGGACCGTCGTCGACGCGCCGGTGCGGGCCTTCGACGCCATGGAGGCCCACGAAGAGGCCAAACGCGAGAAATTCTGGAAGATGCGCAAGTCCGGCCTCCCCATCCTGCTCTCGCGGACGACCGACGAGAAACACGGCTCGTTCATCGAGGACACCGCCATCCCGCCCGAGAACCTCCCCGAGTACGTCGCCGACTTCCAGGAGATTCTGGAGGCCCACGACACCTTCGCCTCCTTCTACGCCCACGCCGGGCCCGGCGTGCTCCACATCCGCCCGCTCATCAACACCAAGACAGTCGAGGGCGTCGAGACGATGGAGTCCATCGCCGACGCGGTGACGGACCTCGTCGTGAAATACGGCGGGAGCGTCTCGGGCGAGCACGGCGACGGCCGCGCCCGCACGCAGTGGAACAAGAAGCTCTACGGCCCGGACCTCTGGGAGACGTTCCAGGAGCTCAAGTCCGCGTTCGACCCCGACTGGCTGCTCAACCCCGGCCAGGTCGTCGGCGTCGACGACGCCGCTGTCGAGTCCGGCGCAAAGCCCGAGCGGGCGCGCACGGTCGAGATGACCGAGCACCTCCGATTCGACC
Proteins encoded in this window:
- a CDS encoding FAD-binding oxidoreductase; translation: MATDSGTRMDPSADEVSNYDYQNDTVARSGLVDDLQTRIDGEVRFDEYSRQLYATDASLYEVLPIGVVYPRSTEDVAAVMSYCAQREIPVLPRGGGTSLAGQTVNEAVVLDFSRYMNELVETRPDDRRARAQPGIKLGDLNGELADHGLKFAPDPAWGDKSVLGGAIGNNSTGAHSLQYGKTDAYIEECEVVLADGTVTTFGKISREELRDRADPDGDLEARIYAEIERILAEEGEEIESHYPDLKRNVSGYNLDWVLEDAEDGTVNVASLLAGSEGTLAIVTEAEVSLEPIPETKSMALLAYEGLIEAMEDVSDILEHDPAAVEVLDDVLIDLARDTAEFEDVVGMLPDGTRAVLIVEFYADDEESGRRKVADLLADRTEGVAPDADPTAGRTVVDAPVRAFDAMEAHEEAKREKFWKMRKSGLPILLSRTTDEKHGSFIEDTAIPPENLPEYVADFQEILEAHDTFASFYAHAGPGVLHIRPLINTKTVEGVETMESIADAVTDLVVKYGGSVSGEHGDGRARTQWNKKLYGPDLWETFQELKSAFDPDWLLNPGQVVGVDDAAVESGAKPERARTVEMTEHLRFDPAYEFETGFDPALEWDDDNGMQGMVELCHGCGGCRGPQETTGGVMCPTYRAAEEEITATRGRANMLRQAMSGDLPDDPTDEEFMHEVLDLCIGCKGCAKDCPSEVDMAKLKAEVTHAHHQKHGSSLRDKVFANIDALAGLGSAFAPLSNLATKVPGARTVLEKAVGIAPERTLPSFQRRTLQDWFDDRGPQVPAGDAERQALLFPDTYTNYSHPEVGKAAVRVLEAAGVHVQLADRTDSGRPAHSKGFLDQSRATARDNVDALVPAVEEGWDVVLVEPSDAVMFQSDYLDLLSGEDVEVLAENAYGVCEYLDTFRLDEGADWDAGRETLTYHGHCHQKATKKDHHAVGVLRRAGYDVDPLDSGCCGMAGSFGYETEHFSMSKAIGSILFDQIGDSCGDTVVAPGASCRTQLDDWAESDGEPPHPVEKLDAALA